One window of the Desulfobotulus mexicanus genome contains the following:
- a CDS encoding Rpn family recombination-promoting nuclease/putative transposase, with product MLTDFYVKPTSDIFIKYLFGKEEHKPILIDFINAVMKNSGFPLITDLVIKNPFNIQTILNAKETILDIKAKSSDGRWIDIEMQNSDKGFFGERALYYWTALYGDQLVTGDNYATLRPVVCINILDFKMFKNVDRYHLCFMLREKDTPELLLTDHLSLHFLELPKLTAYNLDKSLDNWLYYLKNEGLNKEDGIMENILKNNPQIANAREKYMSFTQDEHMREAYNSHIRWKRDHDSALFFARNEGRSEGRSEGRHEEKFQTIMELRDFNMKPEEIARITRLTPEKVRAVIAAGDKGLDLLMEDDATRH from the coding sequence ATGCTCACGGATTTTTATGTAAAACCCACATCGGATATCTTCATAAAATATCTCTTCGGCAAGGAAGAGCATAAGCCCATTCTCATTGATTTCATCAATGCCGTTATGAAAAACTCTGGATTCCCTTTGATCACAGACCTTGTGATTAAAAATCCTTTCAACATCCAGACCATCCTCAATGCCAAAGAAACCATACTGGATATCAAGGCAAAATCTTCTGATGGCAGGTGGATTGATATAGAAATGCAGAACTCGGATAAGGGCTTTTTCGGGGAGCGGGCTTTGTATTACTGGACTGCCCTCTATGGAGATCAGCTGGTTACGGGGGATAATTATGCTACCCTGCGTCCTGTGGTCTGTATCAATATCCTTGACTTTAAGATGTTTAAGAATGTGGATCGATACCACCTCTGCTTCATGCTCCGGGAAAAGGATACGCCGGAACTGCTCCTGACGGATCACCTTTCCCTGCATTTCCTTGAACTTCCCAAGCTTACTGCTTATAATCTGGATAAGAGTCTGGATAACTGGCTTTATTATCTCAAAAATGAAGGCCTGAACAAGGAGGATGGTATTATGGAAAACATCTTGAAGAACAATCCTCAGATAGCCAACGCCAGAGAAAAGTACATGAGTTTTACTCAGGATGAACATATGCGTGAAGCCTATAATTCCCACATCAGATGGAAGCGGGATCATGATTCGGCTTTGTTTTTTGCCAGAAACGAGGGGCGTAGTGAGGGACGTAGTGAGGGACGGCATGAAGAGAAGTTCCAGACCATCATGGAGCTTCGGGATTTCAATATGAAGCCTGAAGAGATAGCCAGGATTACAAGGCTGACCCCTGAAAAGGTAAGAGCTGTTATTGCCGCAGGTGACAAGGGTCTGGATCTGCTGATGGAAGATGATGCTACCAGGCACTAA